In Magnolia sinica isolate HGM2019 chromosome 12, MsV1, whole genome shotgun sequence, a single genomic region encodes these proteins:
- the LOC131220692 gene encoding serine carboxypeptidase-like 31: MAKWRILGFVVKVMCIVMWVLALFSVENAVVGARHGRGPCQKGERLLGHEDMVTDLPGQPRVCFRHYAGYVKVNEKNGRALFYWFYEALSRAEEKPLVLWLNGGPGCSSVGYGATQEIGPFIVKSHGHGLKFNPYSWNKEANMLFLESPVGVGFSYSNTTSDYTILGDDLTANDTYTFLHKWFNKFPSYRKRSFYIAGESYAGKYVPELAEVIYDMNKDPSLHIDLKGFLLGNPETSDALDWQGLVDYAWSHAVVSDETHKVIKSSCNFYSDDTWSNEECTRAVDEVMKQYHQIDIYSLYTSVCTNTSMGSEANSRQFMYKFSSKMMPRIMGGYDPCLDNYAKVFYNRPEVQKALHVSDGHHLKNWSICNDEIFHGWADSKPSVLPIYKKLIAAGLRIWVYSGDTDGRVPVLSTRYSLRDLGLPITRSWRPWYHEKQVSGWLQEYQGLTFATFRGAGHAVPIFKPSSSLAFFASFLAGESPPAER, translated from the exons ATGGCTAAGTGGAGGATTTTGGGTTTTGTAGTGAAGGTGATGTGCATTGTCATGTGGGTACTTGCTCTTTTTAGTGTGGAGAATGCTGTTGTTGGGGCGAGACATGGACGTGGGCCGTGTCAGAAGGGGGAGAGATTATTAGGACATGAGGATATGGTGACTGATTTGCCTGGCCAACCGAGGGTATGTTTTCGCCACTATGCTGGCTATGTGAAGGTAAACGAGAAGAATGGAAGGGCACTCTTCTATTGGTTCTATGAGGCATTGAGTCGCGCCGAGGAGAAACCTTTGGTGCTATGGCTCAATGGAG GTCCTGGGTGTTCTTCAGTGGGATACGGTGCAACGCAAGAGATCGGTCCTTTTATAGTTAAGTCacatgggcatgggctaaaattCAACCCCTATTCATGGAACAAAG AAGCCAACATGTTATTTCTGGAGTCTCCCGTTGGTGTCGGCTTTTCCTACTCAAACACAACTAGTGATTATACTATTCTCGGCGATGACCTCACAG CAAATGATACCTACACTTTCCTGCACAAGTGGTTCAACAAGTTTCCATCTTACAGAAAGAGAAGTTTTTACATTGCGGGCGAGAGCTACGCTG GAAAGTATGTTCCGGAGTTAGCCGAGGTCATTTATGACATGAACAAGGATCCTTCTCTACACATTGATCTCAAGGGTTTCTTG CTGGGAAACCCAGAAACTTCGGACGCTCTAGACTGGCAAGGTCTGGTGGATTACGCCTGGAGCCATGCTGTTGTGTCTGATGAAACTCACAAAGTCATCAAAAGCTCCTGTAATTTCTACAGCGATGATACATGGAGCAATGAAGAATGTACTCGGGCAGTTGATGAAGTCATGAAACAGTATCACCAGATCGATATCTATAGCCTCTACACATCAGTTTGCACGAACACTTCCATGGGTTCGGAAGCTAACTCAAGGCAATTCATGTATAAGTTCTCATCTAAGATG ATGCCAAGAATAATGGGCGGTTATGATCCGTGCCTTGACAATTATGCCAAGGTTTTCTACAACCGACCTGAGGTGCAAAAGGCCCTCCATGTTAGTGATGGCCACCACCTTAAGAACTGGAGCATCTGcaa TGATGAAATATTTCATGGGTGGGCAGATTCTAAGCCGTCTGTTCTGCCAATATACAAGAAGCTTATTGCAGCAGGACTTCGAATATGGGTGTACAG TGGAGATACAGATGGAAGAGTTCCTGTGTTATCTACAAGGTACAGTTTGCGTGATCTGGGACTACCTATCACTCGCTCATGGAGGCCATGGTATCACGAGAAACAG GTAAGTGGTTGGCTACAAGAGTATCAAGGGCTCACTTTCGCAACGTTTAGAGGAGCTGGCCATGCTGTTCCTATTTTCAAACCAAGCAGTTCTCTGGCTTTCTTTGCATCCTTCCTTGCTGGTGAATCTCCCCCTGCGGAACGATGA